In Natronococcus occultus SP4, the following proteins share a genomic window:
- a CDS encoding DNA topoisomerase I, translating to MELIITEKDNAARRIADILSGGSYDSTRENGVNVYEWGGKRCVGLSGHVVGVDFPSEYSDWRDVEPVELIDADIEKTATKENIVATLRILARRAERVAIATDYDREGELIGKEAYDIVREVDEDVPIRRVRFSSITENEVKNAFDEPDELDFDLAAAGEARQIIDLIWGAALTRFLSLSAGQLGNDFISVGRVQSPTLKLIVDREREIQAFDPETYWELFADLRQAETTFEAQYFYRDEDDNEAERVWKEARADEVYETLSGRNAATVVDVNRRTRTDAPPAPFNTTQFIRAASAIGYSAKRAMSIAEDLYTAGYITYPRTDNTVYPDDLDPEELLEEFVGHSTLGDAADSLLEADEIRATEGDEETTDHPPIHPTGEIPTRGGDVSDDEWEIYELVVRRFYATVADPAKWEHLKVVAEVDDVRLKANGKRLVEPGYHDVYPYFNTTENYVPDVETGEELSIEDVELEEKETQPPRRYGQSRLIETMEDLGLGTKSTRHNTIEKLYDRGYIESDPPRPTKLAMAVVDAAESYADRVVSEEMTAQLEQDMDAIASGEAGLEDVTDESREMLEEIFANLAESREEIGDHLRKSLKDDKRLGPCPECGEDLLVRQSRHGSYFIGCDGYPDCENTLPLPSTGKPLIMDGECDEHGLNEVKMLAGRQTFVHGCPLCTADEAGEGEILGDCPDCGEGATSPTSRGEGGETAEADGELVIKTLQSGSRLVGCTRYPDCEYSLPLPRRGEIEVTDERCEEHDLPELLVHSGDEPWELGCPICNYREFQAREADSGSDLESLDGVGAKTAEKLVDAGIESLEDLTDADPDAVAEDVDGVSADRVRSWQAEA from the coding sequence GTGGAACTGATCATCACCGAGAAGGACAACGCCGCGCGACGGATCGCCGACATCCTTTCCGGCGGTAGCTATGATTCGACGCGCGAGAACGGTGTCAACGTCTACGAGTGGGGCGGCAAGCGCTGCGTGGGTCTGTCGGGCCACGTCGTCGGGGTCGACTTCCCCTCGGAGTACTCCGACTGGCGGGACGTCGAGCCCGTCGAGCTCATCGACGCGGATATCGAGAAGACCGCGACGAAAGAAAACATCGTCGCCACGCTGCGGATCCTCGCCCGCCGGGCCGAACGGGTTGCGATCGCGACCGACTACGACCGCGAGGGCGAACTCATCGGGAAGGAGGCCTACGACATCGTCCGCGAGGTCGACGAGGACGTCCCTATCCGTCGGGTGCGCTTTTCCTCGATCACCGAAAACGAGGTCAAAAACGCCTTCGACGAGCCCGACGAGCTGGACTTCGATCTGGCCGCGGCGGGCGAGGCCCGCCAGATCATCGACCTGATCTGGGGCGCCGCGCTCACCCGATTCCTCTCGCTGTCGGCGGGCCAGCTCGGCAACGACTTCATCTCGGTCGGACGGGTCCAGTCGCCGACGCTGAAGCTGATCGTCGACCGCGAGCGGGAGATCCAGGCGTTCGATCCGGAGACGTACTGGGAGCTTTTTGCCGACCTCCGACAGGCGGAGACGACGTTCGAGGCCCAGTACTTCTACCGCGACGAGGACGACAACGAGGCCGAGCGCGTCTGGAAGGAGGCCCGCGCCGACGAGGTCTACGAGACCCTGTCGGGTCGCAACGCCGCGACGGTCGTCGACGTCAATCGCCGTACCCGGACCGACGCGCCGCCCGCGCCGTTTAACACGACCCAGTTCATCCGCGCGGCCAGCGCGATCGGCTACTCGGCCAAGCGGGCGATGTCGATCGCCGAGGACCTCTACACCGCCGGCTACATTACCTATCCGCGGACCGACAACACCGTCTACCCCGACGACCTCGATCCCGAGGAGCTGCTCGAGGAGTTCGTCGGCCACTCGACGCTCGGCGACGCGGCCGACTCGCTGCTCGAGGCCGACGAGATCCGGGCCACCGAAGGTGACGAGGAGACGACCGACCACCCGCCGATCCACCCGACGGGCGAGATCCCGACCCGGGGCGGCGACGTCAGCGACGACGAGTGGGAGATCTACGAGCTGGTCGTGCGCCGGTTCTACGCGACCGTCGCCGATCCCGCGAAGTGGGAACACCTCAAGGTCGTCGCCGAGGTCGACGACGTCCGCTTGAAGGCAAACGGCAAGCGCCTCGTCGAGCCGGGCTACCACGACGTCTACCCGTACTTCAACACGACCGAGAACTACGTCCCCGACGTCGAGACCGGCGAGGAGCTTTCGATCGAGGACGTCGAGCTCGAGGAGAAGGAGACACAGCCGCCCCGTCGGTACGGCCAGTCGCGTCTCATCGAGACCATGGAGGATCTCGGCCTGGGGACAAAAAGCACACGGCACAACACTATTGAAAAATTATACGACCGGGGCTACATCGAGAGCGATCCGCCCCGTCCGACCAAGCTGGCGATGGCGGTCGTCGACGCCGCCGAGAGCTACGCCGACCGGGTCGTCAGCGAGGAGATGACGGCCCAGCTGGAACAGGATATGGACGCCATCGCCTCCGGCGAGGCCGGTCTCGAGGACGTCACCGACGAATCTCGAGAGATGCTCGAGGAGATCTTCGCGAACCTGGCCGAGTCCCGGGAGGAGATCGGCGACCACCTCCGGAAGTCGCTGAAAGACGACAAGCGCCTCGGTCCCTGTCCGGAGTGTGGCGAGGACTTGCTCGTCCGTCAGAGCCGCCACGGCTCCTACTTCATCGGCTGTGACGGCTACCCGGACTGCGAGAACACGCTGCCGCTGCCCTCGACGGGCAAGCCGCTGATCATGGACGGCGAGTGCGACGAGCACGGGCTCAACGAGGTGAAGATGCTCGCCGGCCGCCAGACGTTCGTCCACGGCTGTCCGCTGTGTACAGCCGACGAGGCGGGTGAGGGCGAGATCCTGGGCGACTGTCCGGACTGTGGGGAGGGCGCGACGTCTCCGACGTCGCGAGGCGAAGGCGGTGAAACCGCCGAAGCGGACGGGGAACTCGTAATCAAGACTCTCCAGAGCGGCTCCCGGCTGGTCGGCTGTACGCGCTATCCGGACTGCGAGTACTCGCTGCCGCTACCCCGGCGCGGCGAGATCGAAGTCACCGACGAGCGCTGCGAAGAACACGACCTACCCGAACTGCTCGTCCACAGCGGCGACGAGCCCTGGGAGCTCGGCTGTCCGATCTGTAACTACCGCGAGTTCCAGGCCCGGGAGGCAGACAGCGGTTCGGACCTCGAGAGCCTCGACGGCGTCGGCGCCAAGACCGCCGAGAAGCTCGTCGACGCGGGCATCGAGAGCCTCGAGGACCTGACCGACGCCGACCCCGACGCGGTCGCCGAGGACGTCGACGGTGTCAGCGCCGATCGGGTCCGCAGCTGGCAGGCCGAGGCGTAG